A genomic window from Bubalus bubalis isolate 160015118507 breed Murrah chromosome X, NDDB_SH_1, whole genome shotgun sequence includes:
- the LOC112582263 gene encoding melanoma-associated antigen 10, whose translation MPVVPTNELCTSEEDLQGQIQAEGPVEAQLLGAEAEDASTPLASLPPVSSSSAAADAETLLMQALNRMTTQLLEFLLLKYGTKEPIFQAEMLNMVLRDNQAHFPVVFRKATQYMQLAFGLDMKEVDHREHIYVMVPTLGLTLNEMQRDEQSIPNAGLLVMVLSLIFLAGDQLSEEKVWGVLSKMGVFPGVEHCIFGEPKELLTQVWVRVGYLQYRQVPYSHPARYEFLWGPRAYAETSKQKVKDFLRKIKGRGPRFFPPRFAEV comes from the coding sequence ATGCCTGTGGTCCCAACAAATGAGCTCTGCACTTCTGAGGAAGACCTTCAGGGCCAAATCCAGGCCGAGGGCCCAGTGGAGGCGCAGCTCCTGGGGGCTGAGGCGGAGGATGCCTCAACCCCTCTGGCCTCCTTGCCTCCAGTCTCATCTTCCTCTGCCGCTGCAGATGCGGAGACCTTGCTTATGCAGGCTCTGAATAGGATGACGACTCAACTACTGGAGTTCCTGCTCCTCAAGTATGGCACCAAGGAGCCGATTTTCCAGGCTGAAATGCTGAATATGGTCCTCAGGGATAACCAGGCCCACTTCCCAGTGGTCTTCCGTAAAGCCACACAGTACATGCAGCTGGCCTTTGGCCTGGATATGAAAGAGGTAGACCACAGAGAGCACATCTATGTCATGGTCCCCACCCTGGGCCTCACCCTCAATGAGATGCAGAGGGATGAGCAGAGCATACCAAACGCTGGCCTCCTGGTGATGGTCCTGAGTCTGATTTTCCTAGCAGGGGACCAGCTCAGTGAGGAGAAGGTCTGGGGAGTGCTCAGCAAGATGGGGGTATTTCCTGGGGTAGAACACTGCATCTTTGGGGAGCCCAAGGAGCTGCTGACCCAAGTGTGGGTGCGGGTGGGATACCTGCAGTACCGGCAGGTGCCTTACAGCCACCCTGCTCGTTATGAGTTCCTGTGGGGTCCCCGGGCCTATGCAGAGACCAGCAAGCAGAAAGTCAAGGACTTTCTGCGCAAGATCAAAGGAAGGGGTCCCAGGTTCTTCCCACCCCGGTTTGCAGAGGTgtga